A window of the Zeugodacus cucurbitae isolate PBARC_wt_2022May chromosome 4, idZeuCucr1.2, whole genome shotgun sequence genome harbors these coding sequences:
- the LOC105220830 gene encoding uncharacterized protein LOC105220830: protein MYACGLSKCVQIRFAVVAVVLFLLCLKAHHNNAAPTTDRSFVYAKTQAIKKSGGNPDTSSYFRRDPYGANTYAFGFEINDNRTGNIQFRDERRYVNGSVEGSYGHVRPDGRVIVTHFLSDNERGFLHETRTFESGDNQQWQAHWPTKRPSILMQRPPDMPTGAVVYDKDLHLNVTNSKVPEQLASALNEQHAIVVNPAAHAEYPMGDLSIQDIIDGKVPLETKPGKDVTSIGFETVHNRLPSDFSIIPFILPPMLGNLSEEQTDQKNSKDTKLAETKRQQNQNKYNEAKVNNSEKSVNVQVLEKSAGNNTKIAESTKAVVMTTKASNNNSEQMVTEQPTALTEDLPNLVGVNGTWYQQLIDQSRNEFLSNLPNKK from the exons ATGTACGCCTGCGGACTAAGCAAGTGTGTACAAATccgctttgctgttgttgcagttgtt CTTTTTCTGCTCTGCCTAAAAGCACACCACAACAATGCGGCGCCAACAACCGATCGCAGCTTTGTATACGCCAAGACACAGGCTATAAAGAAGTCTGGTGGCAATCCGGATACAAGCTCTTATTTTCGACGCGATCCATATG GCGCCAACACATATGCATTCGGTTTTGAGATTAACGACAATCGCACCGGCAACATACAGTTCCGCGATGAGCGACGCTATGTGAACGGCAGCGTAGAGGGTTCATATGGTCACGTGCGTCCCGATGGGCGTGTCATTGTCACACACTTTCTCTCGGACAATGAACGCGGCTTTTTGCATGAGACACGCACCTTTGAGTCAGGTGACAACCAGCAATGGCAAGCGCATTGGCCCACTAAACGACCGAGTATACTGATGCAACGACCACCGGATATGCCCACCGGTGCTGTGGTGTACGATAAGGATCTGCATTTGAATGTGACTAACAGCAAAGTGCCAGAGCAGTTGGCGAGCGCGCTCAATGAGCAGCATGCCATCGTTGTGAATCCAGCTGCGCATGCAGAGTATCCAATGGGAGATTTGTCAATACAGGATATTATCGACGGCAAGGTGCCGCTAGAGACGAAGCCGGGTAAAGACGTGACGAGCATCGGCTTTGAGACGGTGCATAACCGATTGCCATCCGATTTTTCAATTATACCCTTTATATTGCCACCAATGTTGGGTAATCTCAGCGAAGAACAAACggatcaaaagaattcaaaggATACAAAGTTGGCAGAAACGAAGAGGCAACAGAATCAGAATAAATATAATGAAGCGAAAGTGAATAATTCAGAGAAATCCGTAAATGTGCAAGTGCTTGAAAAGAGTGCTGGAAATAACACGAAGATTGCCGAGTCAACTAAAGCGGTTGTAATGACTACTAAagccagcaataacaacagcgaaCAAATGGTCACCGAGCAGCCAACAGCTTTGACCGAAGATTTGCCGAATTTGGTGGGAGTTAATGGCACTTGGTATCAGCAACTAATCGATCAGTCCAGAAATGAGTTTCTCAGCAATTTACCGAATAAAAAGTAA
- the LOC105220829 gene encoding cuticle protein 8: MKYFIAIALLIAAAQAVPVEYGHYPAPILAHAPVLAHAVHAEPVAYPKYSFNYGIKDPHTGDIKSQAEERDGDVVKGQYSLVEPDGSVRTVDYTADDHNGFNAVVHKTAPKVIAHAPVLAHAPVLAHGPLLSHY, translated from the exons ATGAAG TACTTTATTGCTATTGCTCTCCTCATTGCTGCCGCCCAAGCAGTACCCGTGGAATATGGCCATTATCCCGCACCGATTTTAGCGCATGCTCCAGTATTGGCACATGCTGTGCATGCTGAACCTGTG GCCTACCCCAAATACTCATTCAACTATGGCATTAAGGATCCACACACCGGTGATATCAAATCGCAAGCCGAAGAGCGTGATGGTGATGTTGTGAAGGGTCAATACTCGCTTGTGGAACCCGATGGTTCAGTGCGTACCGTTGACTACACTGCCGATGATCATAACGGTTTCAACGCTGTTGTGCATAAGACCGCACCGAAAGTGATTGCCCATGCACCAGTGTTGGCTCACGCACCCGTCTTGGCACATGGACCTCTCCTGAGTCATTATTAA